One window from the genome of Acidobacteriota bacterium encodes:
- a CDS encoding CGNR zinc finger domain-containing protein — MDLAQEQHEWDLREQLHKERPQYFAGHGMWPRFSNYEIRTEKGIRDKDRTTNICKHCGWSRLPLEEYSYLAICPAKDASLTWYKPFDLYPGILFEFIDLAASLSRDSEIFESEYSIKKAPWIFKSESDITSPVLSRSNKMTDVWIKDRIERDGPRLLNFYTKYGQITGAPFKKDYYSDFLNWGKRLAILNPKKLKRAVKLGTLKKDYDSWVHSVLRDNAEDIRLTYASCYHLKFWVDLWQEYCATGNNADGFRNDQTPWASVFDRCIAPNITLKIRPRRKTWQIDYDFDQLFHAIMVMFLLNISSEKNQIRICALPECGRPFLSANPRARYCCNSHAVRSRVRKFRSGQKSVVISEGELSTKQGKTRGKSRKA, encoded by the coding sequence GCCGGCCATGGTATGTGGCCGCGGTTCAGCAATTATGAAATCAGAACAGAAAAGGGGATAAGGGATAAAGACCGAACCACAAACATCTGTAAGCACTGTGGCTGGAGCCGTCTTCCATTGGAAGAATATAGCTACTTAGCAATTTGCCCCGCCAAAGATGCTTCCCTTACGTGGTATAAGCCCTTTGATCTCTACCCGGGAATTTTGTTTGAATTTATTGATTTGGCCGCTTCATTGTCAAGGGATTCCGAAATCTTTGAATCCGAATACTCGATAAAGAAAGCACCCTGGATATTTAAAAGCGAATCCGATATCACTTCGCCAGTATTGTCGCGTTCGAACAAGATGACGGACGTATGGATAAAAGATCGGATAGAGCGAGACGGCCCCCGACTGCTGAACTTCTATACCAAGTATGGCCAGATTACAGGGGCGCCATTCAAAAAAGATTACTATTCCGATTTTCTGAATTGGGGGAAGAGGCTTGCCATTCTAAATCCCAAAAAACTGAAGCGCGCCGTTAAATTGGGAACCTTGAAGAAGGACTATGATTCATGGGTTCATTCAGTGCTCAGAGATAATGCTGAGGATATCAGGCTTACCTATGCAAGCTGCTATCATTTGAAGTTCTGGGTTGATCTTTGGCAAGAGTATTGCGCAACGGGAAATAACGCGGACGGATTTCGAAACGATCAGACACCCTGGGCGAGTGTTTTCGATCGCTGCATTGCACCCAATATCACCCTCAAAATTCGGCCAAGAAGGAAGACATGGCAGATTGACTACGATTTTGATCAGCTGTTCCATGCAATAATGGTCATGTTCCTTCTCAATATCAGTTCAGAAAAAAACCAGATCCGAATATGTGCGCTTCCTGAATGCGGGCGACCATTCTTGTCGGCAAACCCAAGGGCGAGGTACTGCTGTAACAGCCATGCAGTCCGGTCGAGAGTCCGTAAGTTCAGGAGCGGCCAGAAGAGCGTAGTGATAAGTGAAGGGGAATTATCAACGAAACAGGGGAAAACTCGGGGAAAATCAAGGAAGGCATAA